In the Muricauda sp. MAR_2010_75 genome, one interval contains:
- a CDS encoding c-type cytochrome: protein MKKQRKLAKILGLLGLFILLVSCQQKKEKSLEEIVENQIPIMDLVEHGKYMVDVLGCADCHTPKKMTDKGPVFDMEKYLMGYDASQDMPPVPENVPIGPWVLFKGDLTAAVGPWGTSYAGNLTPHGTGIGNWTLEQFTKVLREAKFKGMDNTRPIMPPMPTNYANLKDEDIEAIFVYLKSIKPIENVVPGYQPPTS from the coding sequence ATGAAAAAACAAAGAAAACTTGCTAAAATTTTAGGCTTATTGGGCCTATTTATCCTTCTTGTTTCATGTCAACAGAAAAAGGAAAAGTCCCTTGAGGAAATAGTGGAAAATCAAATTCCTATCATGGATTTGGTTGAGCATGGGAAATATATGGTAGATGTTTTGGGCTGCGCTGATTGCCATACACCAAAAAAAATGACCGATAAAGGCCCGGTCTTCGATATGGAAAAATATTTAATGGGCTATGATGCTTCCCAAGATATGCCCCCTGTTCCTGAAAATGTTCCTATTGGACCGTGGGTTCTTTTTAAAGGAGATCTAACAGCTGCCGTGGGACCTTGGGGAACGTCTTACGCGGGAAACTTAACACCACATGGAACAGGAATTGGCAACTGGACATTGGAGCAATTTACCAAGGTATTGCGTGAGGCCAAGTTTAAAGGAATGGATAATACTCGACCAATAATGCCACCAATGCCTACAAACTATGCTAACCTTAAGGATGAGGATATTGAGGCGATTTTTGTCTATCTGAAGTCAATCAAACCTATTGAAAATGTGGTTCCGGGATACCAGCCGCCAACCTCATAG
- the queG gene encoding tRNA epoxyqueuosine(34) reductase QueG has protein sequence MSKIANTRLIKTEAKRLGFLSCGVSKAEFLEEEAPRLEKWLNQNRHGEMQYMENHFDKRLDPTKLVEGSKSVISLLLNYYPSEKQNPDSYKISKYAYGMDYHFVIKDKLKSLLQFIQEEIGEVYGRAFVDSAPVLDKAWAARSGLGWMGKHSNLLTQQVGSFYFIAELIVDLELEYDTPVTDHCGTCTACIDACPTEAIVEPYVVDGSKCISYFTIELKNEIPSEFHGKFDEWMFGCDVCQDVCPWNRFSKPHNEPLFNPSPELLSFTKKDWEEITEDVFKKIFKDSAVKRTKLSGLKRNIDFIKE, from the coding sequence GTGTCCAAGATAGCAAATACCCGACTGATAAAAACCGAAGCCAAGCGCCTCGGTTTTTTGTCTTGTGGTGTTTCTAAAGCAGAGTTTCTTGAGGAAGAAGCACCACGACTTGAAAAGTGGCTCAACCAGAATAGGCATGGGGAGATGCAGTACATGGAAAACCATTTTGACAAACGTTTGGACCCCACAAAGTTGGTGGAAGGTTCAAAATCGGTCATTTCCTTGTTGTTGAATTACTACCCTTCCGAAAAACAAAATCCAGATTCCTACAAGATTTCCAAATATGCCTACGGGATGGATTATCACTTTGTGATAAAGGATAAGCTTAAAAGTTTGTTGCAGTTTATCCAGGAAGAAATTGGGGAGGTGTACGGAAGGGCTTTTGTGGATTCAGCCCCGGTTTTGGACAAAGCTTGGGCCGCTCGAAGTGGACTCGGATGGATGGGAAAACACAGCAACCTTTTGACCCAACAAGTGGGCTCCTTTTACTTTATAGCCGAACTCATTGTGGATTTGGAACTGGAATATGACACCCCGGTCACGGACCACTGTGGTACGTGCACTGCTTGTATTGATGCCTGCCCTACCGAAGCCATTGTTGAGCCATATGTGGTGGATGGCAGCAAGTGCATTTCCTATTTCACCATTGAATTAAAGAATGAGATTCCTTCGGAATTCCACGGAAAGTTTGATGAATGGATGTTCGGTTGCGATGTATGCCAAGATGTATGCCCATGGAACCGATTTTCAAAACCCCATAACGAACCCCTGTTCAATCCAAGTCCAGAATTGTTATCGTTTACCAAAAAGGACTGGGAAGAAATCACAGAGGATGTATTCAAAAAAATATTTAAGGATTCAGCGGTAAAA